One Ahaetulla prasina isolate Xishuangbanna chromosome 1, ASM2864084v1, whole genome shotgun sequence DNA window includes the following coding sequences:
- the KLF11 gene encoding Krueppel-like factor 11 isoform X1: MECFGVLPSVLAARLPWKEGREGGRWFWPIASAAFVIQPLLAGALAMHTSPRSEEMGDAPSVDIVDIYESIRERRRHDSERSTCSTLERNDIEAVETLVCMSSWGQRSQKGDLLKIRPLTPVSDSGDFVVQHEPTSEMSKDYNFLSTLCMTPPYSPDFVEPSTASLPSSQTTYSKPRAIKANVPASVVTHPGCTLTATQPSVLNMEKQSSQMPARTEQPVPPLCRAMATSVIRHTGNSSGYSRIPGVQVKPEVSSGYSGPADWQEAQGQQHSRASRDCNIAENLTCDTLLAHKSSSHVSGCSRTANKGCEIPRLALQQSLYPKNCEHDVQHKTSSLLPSPLSNPQVICQMIPLDGPRGMVPALLKPSAQTAGTVKSILPHTAPVSQPVLMGPSMPQGTVMLVLPQAAVAQAPPCQQTVMSVGNTKLLPLAPAPVFIASGQSSTPLIDFSRRRNYICNFPGCRKTYFKSSHLKAHLRTHTGEKPFTCSWEGCDKKFARSDELSRHRRTHTGEKKFACPVCDRRFMRSDHLTKHARRHMTKKVPSWQTEVGKLNRIAALEKPRNENALSMLLPMLSPG; encoded by the exons ATGGAGTGTTTTGGTGTGCTTCCCTCTGTTTTGGCTGCTCGCCTCCCCTGGAaggaggggcgggagggagggaggtggttcTGGCCGATTGCTTCGGCTGCCTTTGTCATACAGCCGCTGCTTGCGGGAGCCCTCGCCATGCACACATCTCCTCGCAGCGAGGAGATGGGAGATGCCCCTTCG GTTGATATTGTGGACATCTATGAATCCATCCGTGAACGGAGGCGTCACGACAGTGAAAGATCTACTTGTAGCACCTTGGAACGGAATGACATAGAAGCCGTTGAGACCCTTGTTTGTATGAGCTCCTGGGGTCAAAGATCACAGAAAGGCGACCTATTAAAAATAAGACCTTTAACACCTGTCTCAGATTCTGGGGATTTTGTAGTGCAGCATGAACCTACATCTGAGATGTCCAAGGATTATAACTTTTTATCCACACTg TGCATGACCCCACCATACAGTCCTGATTTTGTTGAGCCTTCTACAGCATCACTGCCCTCCTCCCAAACTACTTACTCAAAACCTAGGGCAATCAAGGCAAACGTACCTGCCAGCGTAGTCACTCACCCAGGTTGTACTCTTACTGCCACCCAGCCATCTGTTTTGAACATGGAGAAGCAATCCAGCCAGATGCCAGCAAGGACTGAGCAACCTGTTCCTCCGCTTTGCAGAGCCATGGCAACTAGTGTGATCCGTCACACAGGCAACAGTTCTGGTTACTCCCGCATTCCTGGTGTGCAAGTGAAACCAGAAGTTTCATCGGGCTACAGTGGGCCTGCAGACTGGCAGGAGGCCCAAGGCCAGCAACATTCCAGAGCTTCCCGGGATTGCAATATTGCAGAGAATTTGACTTGTGACACTTTACTTGCACACAAATCTTCCTCACATGTCTCAGGTTGCTCTAGAACTGCCAATAAAGGATGTGAAATTCCAAGGCTTGCTTTGCAGCAGTCTCTTTACCCAAAGAATTGTGAGCATGATGTGCAGCATAAGACCAGCTCCCTTCTGCCTTCCCCTCTCTCAAATCCACAGGTGATCTGTCAAATGATCCCCTTGGATGGACCAAGAGGAATGGTCCCTGCTCTATTAAAACCTTCTGCTCAGACTGCAGGAACCGTCAAATCCATCTTACCCCACACGGCTCCAGTTTCTCAGCCTGTCCTGATGGGACCTTCTATGCCTCAGGGGACTGTTATGTTGGTTCTTCCACAGGCAGCTGTTGCCCAGGCACCCCCGTGCCAACAAACTGTGATGTCTGTGGGGAACACCAAGTTATTGCCTCTGGCCCCTGCTCCAGTTTTTATTGCCTCTGGCCAAAGCAGTACGCCTTTGATAGACTTTTCCCGGAGGAGGAATTATATTTGCAACTTTCCTGGCTGCAGGAAAACCTATTTCAAAAGCTCTCACCTCAAAGCCCATCTGCGTACTCATACTG GAGAAAAACCTTTCACTTGTAGCTGGGAAGGTTGCGATAAAAAATTCGCCCGTTCTGATGAGCTTTCTCGCCACCGCAgaacccacacaggggagaagaagTTTGCCTGTCCAGTCTGTGACCGCCGTTTTATGCGTAGCGATCACCTGACAAAACATGCACGTCGTCACATGACCAAGAAGGTGCCCAGCTGGCAAACGGAAGTTGGCAAACTGAATCGAATTGCAGCCCTAGAGAAGCCAAGGAATGAGAATGCTCTGAGCATGCTCCTCCCAATGTTATCGCCAGGGTAG
- the KLF11 gene encoding Krueppel-like factor 11 isoform X2, whose protein sequence is MECFGVLPSVLAARLPWKEGREGGRWFWPIASAAFVIQPLLAGALAMHTSPRSEEMGDAPSCMTPPYSPDFVEPSTASLPSSQTTYSKPRAIKANVPASVVTHPGCTLTATQPSVLNMEKQSSQMPARTEQPVPPLCRAMATSVIRHTGNSSGYSRIPGVQVKPEVSSGYSGPADWQEAQGQQHSRASRDCNIAENLTCDTLLAHKSSSHVSGCSRTANKGCEIPRLALQQSLYPKNCEHDVQHKTSSLLPSPLSNPQVICQMIPLDGPRGMVPALLKPSAQTAGTVKSILPHTAPVSQPVLMGPSMPQGTVMLVLPQAAVAQAPPCQQTVMSVGNTKLLPLAPAPVFIASGQSSTPLIDFSRRRNYICNFPGCRKTYFKSSHLKAHLRTHTGEKPFTCSWEGCDKKFARSDELSRHRRTHTGEKKFACPVCDRRFMRSDHLTKHARRHMTKKVPSWQTEVGKLNRIAALEKPRNENALSMLLPMLSPG, encoded by the exons ATGGAGTGTTTTGGTGTGCTTCCCTCTGTTTTGGCTGCTCGCCTCCCCTGGAaggaggggcgggagggagggaggtggttcTGGCCGATTGCTTCGGCTGCCTTTGTCATACAGCCGCTGCTTGCGGGAGCCCTCGCCATGCACACATCTCCTCGCAGCGAGGAGATGGGAGATGCCCCTTCG TGCATGACCCCACCATACAGTCCTGATTTTGTTGAGCCTTCTACAGCATCACTGCCCTCCTCCCAAACTACTTACTCAAAACCTAGGGCAATCAAGGCAAACGTACCTGCCAGCGTAGTCACTCACCCAGGTTGTACTCTTACTGCCACCCAGCCATCTGTTTTGAACATGGAGAAGCAATCCAGCCAGATGCCAGCAAGGACTGAGCAACCTGTTCCTCCGCTTTGCAGAGCCATGGCAACTAGTGTGATCCGTCACACAGGCAACAGTTCTGGTTACTCCCGCATTCCTGGTGTGCAAGTGAAACCAGAAGTTTCATCGGGCTACAGTGGGCCTGCAGACTGGCAGGAGGCCCAAGGCCAGCAACATTCCAGAGCTTCCCGGGATTGCAATATTGCAGAGAATTTGACTTGTGACACTTTACTTGCACACAAATCTTCCTCACATGTCTCAGGTTGCTCTAGAACTGCCAATAAAGGATGTGAAATTCCAAGGCTTGCTTTGCAGCAGTCTCTTTACCCAAAGAATTGTGAGCATGATGTGCAGCATAAGACCAGCTCCCTTCTGCCTTCCCCTCTCTCAAATCCACAGGTGATCTGTCAAATGATCCCCTTGGATGGACCAAGAGGAATGGTCCCTGCTCTATTAAAACCTTCTGCTCAGACTGCAGGAACCGTCAAATCCATCTTACCCCACACGGCTCCAGTTTCTCAGCCTGTCCTGATGGGACCTTCTATGCCTCAGGGGACTGTTATGTTGGTTCTTCCACAGGCAGCTGTTGCCCAGGCACCCCCGTGCCAACAAACTGTGATGTCTGTGGGGAACACCAAGTTATTGCCTCTGGCCCCTGCTCCAGTTTTTATTGCCTCTGGCCAAAGCAGTACGCCTTTGATAGACTTTTCCCGGAGGAGGAATTATATTTGCAACTTTCCTGGCTGCAGGAAAACCTATTTCAAAAGCTCTCACCTCAAAGCCCATCTGCGTACTCATACTG GAGAAAAACCTTTCACTTGTAGCTGGGAAGGTTGCGATAAAAAATTCGCCCGTTCTGATGAGCTTTCTCGCCACCGCAgaacccacacaggggagaagaagTTTGCCTGTCCAGTCTGTGACCGCCGTTTTATGCGTAGCGATCACCTGACAAAACATGCACGTCGTCACATGACCAAGAAGGTGCCCAGCTGGCAAACGGAAGTTGGCAAACTGAATCGAATTGCAGCCCTAGAGAAGCCAAGGAATGAGAATGCTCTGAGCATGCTCCTCCCAATGTTATCGCCAGGGTAG
- the KLF11 gene encoding Krueppel-like factor 11 isoform X3, which yields MSSWGQRSQKGDLLKIRPLTPVSDSGDFVVQHEPTSEMSKDYNFLSTLCMTPPYSPDFVEPSTASLPSSQTTYSKPRAIKANVPASVVTHPGCTLTATQPSVLNMEKQSSQMPARTEQPVPPLCRAMATSVIRHTGNSSGYSRIPGVQVKPEVSSGYSGPADWQEAQGQQHSRASRDCNIAENLTCDTLLAHKSSSHVSGCSRTANKGCEIPRLALQQSLYPKNCEHDVQHKTSSLLPSPLSNPQVICQMIPLDGPRGMVPALLKPSAQTAGTVKSILPHTAPVSQPVLMGPSMPQGTVMLVLPQAAVAQAPPCQQTVMSVGNTKLLPLAPAPVFIASGQSSTPLIDFSRRRNYICNFPGCRKTYFKSSHLKAHLRTHTGEKPFTCSWEGCDKKFARSDELSRHRRTHTGEKKFACPVCDRRFMRSDHLTKHARRHMTKKVPSWQTEVGKLNRIAALEKPRNENALSMLLPMLSPG from the exons ATGAGCTCCTGGGGTCAAAGATCACAGAAAGGCGACCTATTAAAAATAAGACCTTTAACACCTGTCTCAGATTCTGGGGATTTTGTAGTGCAGCATGAACCTACATCTGAGATGTCCAAGGATTATAACTTTTTATCCACACTg TGCATGACCCCACCATACAGTCCTGATTTTGTTGAGCCTTCTACAGCATCACTGCCCTCCTCCCAAACTACTTACTCAAAACCTAGGGCAATCAAGGCAAACGTACCTGCCAGCGTAGTCACTCACCCAGGTTGTACTCTTACTGCCACCCAGCCATCTGTTTTGAACATGGAGAAGCAATCCAGCCAGATGCCAGCAAGGACTGAGCAACCTGTTCCTCCGCTTTGCAGAGCCATGGCAACTAGTGTGATCCGTCACACAGGCAACAGTTCTGGTTACTCCCGCATTCCTGGTGTGCAAGTGAAACCAGAAGTTTCATCGGGCTACAGTGGGCCTGCAGACTGGCAGGAGGCCCAAGGCCAGCAACATTCCAGAGCTTCCCGGGATTGCAATATTGCAGAGAATTTGACTTGTGACACTTTACTTGCACACAAATCTTCCTCACATGTCTCAGGTTGCTCTAGAACTGCCAATAAAGGATGTGAAATTCCAAGGCTTGCTTTGCAGCAGTCTCTTTACCCAAAGAATTGTGAGCATGATGTGCAGCATAAGACCAGCTCCCTTCTGCCTTCCCCTCTCTCAAATCCACAGGTGATCTGTCAAATGATCCCCTTGGATGGACCAAGAGGAATGGTCCCTGCTCTATTAAAACCTTCTGCTCAGACTGCAGGAACCGTCAAATCCATCTTACCCCACACGGCTCCAGTTTCTCAGCCTGTCCTGATGGGACCTTCTATGCCTCAGGGGACTGTTATGTTGGTTCTTCCACAGGCAGCTGTTGCCCAGGCACCCCCGTGCCAACAAACTGTGATGTCTGTGGGGAACACCAAGTTATTGCCTCTGGCCCCTGCTCCAGTTTTTATTGCCTCTGGCCAAAGCAGTACGCCTTTGATAGACTTTTCCCGGAGGAGGAATTATATTTGCAACTTTCCTGGCTGCAGGAAAACCTATTTCAAAAGCTCTCACCTCAAAGCCCATCTGCGTACTCATACTG GAGAAAAACCTTTCACTTGTAGCTGGGAAGGTTGCGATAAAAAATTCGCCCGTTCTGATGAGCTTTCTCGCCACCGCAgaacccacacaggggagaagaagTTTGCCTGTCCAGTCTGTGACCGCCGTTTTATGCGTAGCGATCACCTGACAAAACATGCACGTCGTCACATGACCAAGAAGGTGCCCAGCTGGCAAACGGAAGTTGGCAAACTGAATCGAATTGCAGCCCTAGAGAAGCCAAGGAATGAGAATGCTCTGAGCATGCTCCTCCCAATGTTATCGCCAGGGTAG